In Streptomyces rapamycinicus NRRL 5491, the genomic stretch GCGCGGCGTCTTCGGCTGCGGGTGCGCCCCGCAGGGGCGCGGGGAACTGCGCGCCCAGCCATGACGTACGGTCAGACGAAGAAGGCCCCGTCGCGGCGCTCTCTGTCAACGCTCCCCGGTCGAGCTTGCCGTTGACGGTCAACGGCAATGCCTCGACCGGCAGAACCCGCCCCGGCACCATGTGCCCAGGCAGTTTCGTGGACAGCAGATCGCCGAGGTCGTCCGGCACCTGGCCCACGACGTGAGCGACCAAGTGGTCCCCGCTCTCAGCCACCGTGACGGCCACGTCGACCACACCGTCGAGCTCCCTGACCGCGTCTTCCACCTCCGCCAACTCGATCCGGAATCCCTTGAGTTGGATTTGATCGTCGGTGCGTCCGAGGAACTCCAGCTCACCGTCGAGGGTACGGACGGCGAGGTCGCCCGTGTGATACATGCGGGAGCCGTCGCCCATGAACGGGTTCGCCACGAAACGGCCCGCGGTGAGCCCCGGCCTGCCCAGGTAGCCGAGCGACACCTGGTCGCCGGCGACGTAGATGGCGCCCACTCGGCCCGGCGGCACCGGCCGGAGCCGGTCGTCGAGCAGATGGATGACCAGGCCGGGGATCGGGCCGCCGATCGGGCTCACGTCCTCACCGAGGCCGAAGTCCTCGTCGGCCAGCACCCGGTGGGTGACATGGACGGTGGTCTCGGTGATGCCGTACATGTTGACCAGCTCGGGCGAGCCGGTGCCGTGCCGCTCGATCCAGCCGCGCAGCCGCCCGAGGTCCAGCGCCTCGCCGCCGAAGATGATCCGGCGCAGCGCGGGCAGCGGCTCGTCGGCATGCCGGTCGGCCTCGGTGAACTGGTAGAACGCCGACGGGGTCTGGTTGAGCACGGTCACTCCGCGCTCGCGGACCAGCCGGTTGAAGTCGACCGGCGAGCGGGTCAGCCCGTACTCCGGCACCAGCAGCTCACCGCCGTGCGCCAGCGCGCCCCACAGCTCCCAGACCGCGAAGTCGAAGGAGAAGGAGTGGAACTGGACCCATACGTCGTGCGGTCCGAAGTCCATGTCCGGCCGGGTGTTCGCGAGCAGCGTCACCACGCTGGAGTGCGGGACGACGACACCCTTGGGTCTGCCGGTCGATCCGGACGTGTAGATGACGTACGCGGGGTCGTGCCACCCCGCCTCCGGCCCGGCCTCCGCATCGGCCCGCGGCAGTTCGTCTCCCCGCACGAGCACACGGGCCGGCACGCCCGCCCGGGCCAGCAGCCGGGTGAAGCGGTCCCGCTGCTCGCGGTCCACGAGAACGACCTGCGGAGCGGCGTCGGCGAGGATGTACTCCAGCCGTTCGTCCGGGTACGCCAGGTCCAGCGGTACGTACGCGCCGCCCGCGGTGACGATCGCGACCAAGGCGACCACCTGCTCGACGGAGCGTGGGACGGCGATGGCGACCCGCTTGCCGGGCCGGACCCCGGCGGCTCGCAGGGTCAAGGCCAACTCGTCCTTCGCGGCGGCGAGTTCACCGTAGGTCAGTGACCGGGTGTCGCCGTCGAGGGCGCACTGGGTCACGGCGGTGGCGGCCGGGTCGCGGCGCGCGGCGGCGTCGAACAGTGCTCCCAGGGTCGTCGGGCTGATCCGCTCGGGACGCCGGTCGCTCCCGGGCGTCAGGTCGTCGACGGGGATGTCCGGCCGGGCGAGCAGGCGGGCGAACGTATGAGTGAACGTACGCAGGATCGCCTGGGCGCTCGGCTCCCGTAGCAGTTCGCCGTCGTAGATCAGGTTGAAGCGCGGACGGCCGTCCAGTGCGCGCTCCACCACCAGAGTCAACGGATAGTGCGGGGCGCCCTCGTTGACGATGCCGGTGATGGCCAGCGTGTCGCCGGGCCGCCGCAGGGCGTCCACATCGGTCGCCACGTCGAACACCACCAGGGTGTCGAAGAGGGTGCCCGCGCCCGCCCGGCGGCCGATCCTGGCCAGCGAGACATGCTGGTGCGGCAGCACCGCGCTCTGGTGTTCCCGCACGGAGGCGAGCAGATCACGCGCGGTGGTGGTACGGGTCCAACGGGCCCGCACGGGGATCGTATTGATGAACAGACCCACCATGTCCTCGATGCCGGGCACCTCGGCGTCGCGCCCGGACACCGTGGACCCGAACACCACGTCCCTGCCGTGCAGGAGGGAGCCCAGGGTGACCGCCCAAGCGCTGTGCACGGCCACGCTCAGCGGCACACCGGCCGCCCGGGCGGCCGCGTCGATGTCGTCCTCCGGCTCCACGGCGGTGTCGGCGAACCGGCCGGACGGGGTGTGGCCCTCGGCGACCAGCGAAGGGCCGGGCAGCCCGGCGAGCTGTTCGCGCCATACCCGGTCGCTCTCGTCGTCGTCACGTCCGGCGAGCCGGCGCACGTATTCGGAGAAGCCGGCGACCGGGTACACGGTCCCCGGCGCGTGGTACTCGGCGAGCAGCGCCCGGAGCATGGGCGGCACCGACCAGCCGTCGGCGATGATGTGGTGCACGGTCTGCACCAGGACGTTCCGGCCGGGGCCCCCGCGGATGAGCGTGTAGCGCATCAGCGGACCGTTGGCCAGGTCGAACCCGGCTCGCCGGTCCCGCTCGGCCAGGTCCCGGACCTCGTCGTCGGTGATGCCGGGGCGGTCCACCGTGCTGAAGGGCGCTTCCACACCGCTCTCCAGGACGGAGACCACGCGGCCGTCGGCGAGGGCCACGAACCGTACGGCCAGGTTCGGGTACAGCGTGAGCACCCGGCCGGCGGCCGCCGCGAGCCGGCCGGGGTCCACCGCGCCGTCCAGGGTCAGCAGCTGCTGTTCGACGTAGGCGCCGGCCGAGTCGTCGTCGTAGACGGAGTGGAAGTACAGGCCCTCCTGCAACGGGGTCAGTGGCAGGATGTCGCGCAGGGCCGGGCCGTCCAGGGCGTCGACGTCGGCCTGCGCAAGGGGCACGAGTGCGAAGTCACTGGGAGAGTGGCCGCCCCGGTCGAGCGAGGCCAGCCCGGCCAGGGCCGTCCGGAAATACCCGCCGAGGGTCGCGATGTCCTCGTCGGTGAACATGCCGTCGGGCCAGGAGATGGTGGTGACCAGTTCGTACTCGCCGGTGGCGGCGGCTTCGGCGATCGCGTTGAACTCCAGGGGGCGCGGCAGCCGCATCCTCGGATCGCGCTTCTCGCCCAACTGGACTGTGGTGCCCGTGAGTTGCCAGTCGTCGGTGGTACCCGCGTCGAAGCGGCCCAGGTAGTTGAAGAGCACCTGTGGTGCGGGCGTGTCGAACTCGACGTGGGTCAGGTACCGCAGGGCGCCGTACGAGACGCCGTTGTCCGGCACCCGGGCGAGGTCCTCCTTGACCGCCTTGAGCGCGGCGGTCAGGTACTCGGGGGCGGTGAAGTCGGCCGCCGCCCCGGGATCCACGGTCACCGGGAACAGGGTGGTGAACCAGCCCACGGTCCGCGACAGCGCGGGCTCGAAGCCGGCGGAGCCCGCGACGAACTGTCCTTCGCGGCCGTGGCCCTCCAGTTCGACGTGGGCGAAGGTCTGCTCCTGCCCCAGGTCGCGGCGCCACCTGGCCAGGGCGACGGCGAGTCCGGTCAGCAGTACGTCGTTGACACCCGCGTGGAACTTCGCGGGTGTCTCGCCCAGCAGCGCGGCCGTGACCTCGGGGCCGGCCGAGACGGCCTGGAGCCGCTCCGTCGCCACGGTGTCGGCCGTGGCGAGCGTGCGCCTGCCCAGCGGTTGGTCCTCTCCCGGCAGGGGACGCCAGTAGGGGGAGCTGTCCGCGTCGAACGCCGCGCGCTCCAGCAACTGCGTCCAGCGCCTGAACGACGTGCCCACCGGGGGCAACTCGATCGGCGCGCCCGAGGCGAGCTGCCGCCATGCGGTGGCCAGGTCGTCCATCAGGATCCGCCAGGACACTCCGTCGATCACCACGTGATGGGCGGTCAGGACCAGCTGCCGCGCCTCGCGGCGCCAGACCGCACGCAGCATCACGCCGCACTCCGGGTCCAGCCCTTCGGTGGCGAGCGCCACGCACTCGTCGAGCGGCCGGTCGCTCTCCTGCCATCCCAGGGCGGCCTGGTCCGCCTCCGGGATGTCGAAGCTCCAGCGGTCGCCGCGCACCAGCCTGGCGCGCAGCATGTCGTGGTGCCGGATCAGGGCGATGAGGATCGCGTCGAGCGCGTCGGCGGTCAGATCCGCCGGGGTGTTCAGCACGACCGACTGTACGAAGCCGTCAATCGCGTCCGTGGTGTCGCCGAGCCACCGCACGATGGGCGATCCCACGACGGAACCGGTCGCGACATCGCGGTGGTCCACGGTGGAGACGTCTTCGCGGCTCGCCACCGCCGCCAGCGCCCCCACACCGCTGTGGGTGAAGATCTGCCGTGCCGTGACATGGAGCCCCGCGTCACGCAGTGCGCTCAGCAGGGAGATCGCCAGGATGCTGTCTCCGCCGAGTTGGAAGAAGTCCTGGTCGACGCCGACCTCGTCGAGCCGCAGCACCGCCGCGACAGCCGCGCACACCGCGTGCTCGTTCTCGGTGGTGGGCCGTTTGAGCGGGCCCGTCGGGACCGCGGGCTCCGGCAGGGCGCCCCGGTCGAGCTTGCCGTTCGCGGTGAGCGGGAACTCCGTCATCACGACGACATGGGTGGGCACCATGTACTCCACCATGTGCTCGGTGGCCCACGCCCTGACCTCGTCCGCCCGCAGCTCCCCACTGCCGGCCGCCGGGATCACGTACCCCACCAGGTAGGTGCCGCCGGCCGCGTTCTTCTTCGCGACGACGCAGCTGTGCCGTACTCCGGGGTGCTCCGCGAGACCGGCCTCGACGTCCTCGATTTCCAGCCGCATACCGCGGATCTTGATCTGGTTGTCGGCCCGGCCGAGGAAGTCCAGCGATCCGTCCGGGGTGTACCGCGCGAGGTCACCGGTCCGGTACAGCCGGGACCCGTCCGCGGCGAAGGGGTTCGCCACGAACCGGGACGCCGTCAGGCCGGGCGCGCCCACGTATCCGCGTCCCAGCAGGAACCCGCCCGCGTAGAGTTCGCCGCCGACCCCGACCGGGACCGGGCGCAGTTCATCGTCCAGCACATACAGCTGGGTGTTGGGGTTGGCCCTGCCGATCGACGTCGACAGCCGCTCCGCCGCCCCCCGGTAGATGACGTGCGAGACACCGATCGTCGTCTCGGCCGGGCCATAGCCGTGGTACAGGGGGATGTCGAGCTTGGTGCGGAACCTCTCGTACAGCTCCGGGGTCAGCACCTCGCCGCCGCACCACACGTGCCGCAGGCTGTCCAGCCTCCCGGAGTCGCCCGCCATCTCCAGCAGCACGTCCAGCATGGACGACACCAGGTACGTGAAGGTGACGCGCTGTTCGGCGATCACGCTCAGCAGGTGGTGCGGATCGCGTTCGCCGCCGGACCGCAGGATCACCAGCCGGCCGCCGGACACCAGCGGCAGGAAGATCTCGTTGATGGAGATGTCGAAGGACAACGGCGCCTTGAACAGCGATGCGTCGTCGTGGCCGAAGCCCAGGATCTCGTTCATCTGCCACAGCAGCCGTTCGCTGATCGCCGCGTGCCGGATCATCGCGCCCTTGGGCCGCCCGGTCGAACCGGACGTGAAGATCACGTACGCCAGGGCGTCGCCGGGGACGGTGACCGCGGTGCCCTCGGCGGGGTGGGAACCGAAGCGCCAGTCGCCGAGGTCGACGGCCACGGCGTCCGGTTCGGCCGGATCGCGTTCGCCCGAGTCGTTGAGCTGCACCACGACCTGGGCGTCATCGATGACGACGGCCCGGCGCGCGGCCGGCCACTTCGGATCGAGCGGCACGAAGGCGCACCCCGCCTGGAGCACGGCGAGCAGCCCGATCACCATGTCGGCGGAGCGGCGCAGTGAGATGCCGACGACCTGTTCGGGGCCAAGTCCGCGTGCGATGAGGTGGTGGGCCAGCTGACCGGCCAGCCCGGCCGCCTCACGGTAGGTCAGCGACCGGTGCTCGTCGACGATGGCGACGGCGTCCGGCCTGGTCCGCGCCTGCTCATGGAACATCTCCACGATGGTCGGGCGGACCCGGTCGGCCTCGGTGTCGTTCCACCCGGCCAGGGCCTCGAGCCTCGCCGCCACACCGGCCGGGCCGATGGTGCCGATGGGCCGGTCCGGGAAGTCGGCCAGATCGTCCAGCGCGAGCTGCGCGTCGGCCGGCCCGACGCCTCCCGGGAGGACGATGCTCCGCTCGTCCGCGCCGATCTCCCAACCGCCGGACGCCGTACCGCCGTTGTCGACCCATCCGAGGACGTCGGCGAAGAGCGTGCCGGGGGTGAGGTCGATGCCGTCGGGGCTCCGGCCCGTTGCCCAGTACGCCAGCCCGATGGCACAGGCTTCGGCGATGGTCCGGTCGGAGAAGTCACCGATCCGCCGGCGTACGTCGGCGACACGTGTGGGAGAAAGCAGTACGCGACGAGCGCTCGGTTCCACCATCGAGGACTCAGCATCCCTTCCGCGTCATGAAAAGCCGATCTGAATCAGGGGTGGCTAACTGCCTTCTCGCCAGGCCCGCCACAGTCGCGCATACCGGCCGCCCAGGGCCACCAGCTCCTCGTGGGTTCCCTGCTCCACCACGCGTCCCGCGTCCAGCACGGCGATCCGGTCCGCCGCCATCGCCTGGGTCAGCCGGTGCGCCACGAGCAACGTGGTCCGGCCCGAGCACGCGGCCAGCACGGCCCGCTCCAGCTCGGCGGCGCCCTCGCTGCCCGCCTCCGCGGTCGACTCGTCGAGCACCACCACCGGCGACCGGGCCAGCACCAGCCGGGCCAGGGCGATCTGGGCGACCTTGGTGACGTCCAGCCGCTCTCCGCCCTCGCCGACCATGGTGTTCAGCCCCTCGGGCAGCGCATCGACCCACCCATCGGCGCCGACCGTGCGCAACGCGTCCATCAGCTCGGCGTCGGTCGCCTCCGGCGCGGCCAGCCGCAGGTCGTCGGCGAGCGGACCGGAGAACACATATGTGTCCTGGGTCAGGATGCTCACCATGGCCCGCGCCCCGGCCTCGTCCAGACCGGCGAGGTCGGTCGGCCCGATGCGCACCGACCCGGACTGTGGGGTTCCGATGCCCGCGATCAGCGCGGCGAGGGTCGTCTTGCCCGCGCCCGTCGCCCCCACCAGCGCGAGCGAGCCCCCCGCCGGGATCGTCAGGCTGACGTCCCGGAGGACCGGATCCTCGGCGCCGGGATAGCGGAACGTCAGCCCCCGCACCGTCACCGGGTACCGCGCGGCGTCCACCGGTGCGGTTGCCGCTTCGCCCACCAGCCGGTCCTGCGCGGCCTCGCCGACCACCCCGACCAGCCGGGTCAGGCTCGCGCCCGACTTCTGTGCCTCGTCGAAGGTGAACATGATGGAGCCCAGCGGGGTGAACAGCCGGTGGAACATCAGCGGGGCCGACGACACCTCGCCCAGGCTGGCGGCATCGGCCTCCAGCAGGGCGTACCCCACCACGATGATCAGGACAAGACCGATGAACTCGGCGCGGTTCTCCCTGCCGACGAACCGGCCGAAGAACCGGAACACCTCGATACCGAAATCGCGCACTCGCCACGACTCGCTGGTGACCTGCTCGCGGAAGGCGCCCTCGAGGCGGTACGCCCGGACCGTGTCGATCCCGTTCAGACCACTGATCAACGCCTGTGCACGGTCGGCCTGGGCCGCCCGCTGCTTCTGGTAGAGCGGGGCGGACCGGGGGAGGTACCAGCGCAGGGCCAGCGCGTACGCGGGCAGCGCGCCGGCGCCCGCCAGGCCGAGCCGCCAGTCCAGTCCGAACATGCCGGCCGTCGCGATGAGGACCAGCACTCCCGCCGAGAACACGGTGGGGACGGCGGTCCGGATGCCCTTGGACAGCACGGCCACATCGTCACCGACCCTGGACAGCACGTCCCCCCGGCCGACCTGCTCGATCCGCGCGCTCGGCATCCCCAGCACCGCGCGGACGGCGCCTTCCCGCAGCCCCGCGAGCAGATCCGCGCCGAGCCGCCCGATGAGATAGGTCGACACCGCGGTGGCCGCCGCGCCGAGCAGCGCGGCGGCCCCCATCAGCACCCCGATCGTGACCAGGGCCGAGCGCGGTTCACCCTCGACAACGCCGTCGACCACCCTGCCGAGCAGCAGCACCGGGAGTACCTGGAGGGCCGCCCCGGCCACCGTGGTGAGCACGGTGGCGGCCGTCAGCCAGGGCATCTCGCGGCAGTGTGCCGTGACCCATCGGATGGCCACGCGTCCGGTGGCCGTGCGCAGGGTCGCCGGGGTGACACGCGCGTCGGTGGTGCTCACCCCCGGCCGACCGACGTGACGAGTTCGTCGATCGCGTACGGCAGGGACAGCAGGGTGCTCTGGGAGATGGCGGCGCCGACGGCCGGGCCCTCACTGTCCGGCAGATACGACACCTTGCCCTTCTTCACGGCGTCCAGGTTGGTGAACAGCTGGAATTTCCTCAGCGCCCGCTGGTCCGCCTTGTCGTTGATGACGAAGACGCGGTCGACGTCGACCAGGTCGACGCGCTCGGGGGAAAGGACGGTGAAGAACTTCCCGCCCGCGGCCTTGTCGATCTTGGTCTGGTAGCCGAAGCCGATGCCCGTCACCAGCCGCCCGCGCACATCGGTGGAGGTGAACGGCGCCACCGAGTTCTTGTACCAGGACAACGCGACGGCGGTCTGGTCCGCGAACTTCGGATGCGCCTTCTTGGCCGCGTCGAGCTTGTCCTGGATGCCCTGCACCAGTTCGGTGCCCTCGGCCTCCTTGCCGAGCGCCTTGGCGATCTGCACGGCGTTGTCCTGCCAGGGGGCGCTGAACGGCTCCTTCTCGCCCTTGGTGCGGCCGACGGTCGGGGCGATCCGGGAGAGCTTGTCGTAGGCGGCCTTGTCGATCTCGGAGTACACCGCGACGATCAGGTCCGGCCGCAGGGCGGCGATCTTCTCGTAGTTGGGGCCGGAGTCGCCGTTCTTCATGACGACCTCGGGCCGGGCGTCGCCCCATTTGTCCTTCACCCAGGGCCACTGGGTGTTGATGTCCGGCTGCTTGCCCGCCGGGTTCGGGTACTGGTCGACCATGCCGACCGGTCTGACACCCAGCGCCAGCATGGCCTGGTCGTCCGTGTAACCGACGGAGACGACCCGCTGGGGGGTCTTGGTGATCTTCGTGGATCCGAACGCGTGCTCCACGGTGACCGGGAACGCGCCGGAGGCGGCGGCCGGGGCGTCGTCGCCCGCTTCGTCCGCCGAGTCGGAACCACATCCCGCGAGAAGGCCGACGCCGAGGGCCGCCGCGGACAGCGCCGCCGCCGACCGCCGCCATGGCGTCATACGCGTCGTTCGATGGAGGAGCATCCGGAATCCCTTGCTGTCGCGCCGTCCGTTACACCCCTGACTAAGGGCAGGCAAACCTTATCCTGTGCAAGTGAGGCTAGCCTAGCCTTACTTGAGGCTCTCTTCCCGGAACCTGGCCGAGCCGGGCATGGGTACGGCCGATCGGCACGATGAGCGGCCGATCCCCCACCGGGTCGTCGATGACCGTGGCACGCAGCCCGAACGCCTCGTCCAGCAACTCGGCGGTGATCACGTCACGCGGGTGCCCCTGCGCCAGGATCGAACCCGCCCGCATCACGATGAGGTTGTCGCTGTACCGCGCGGCCAGATTGAGGTCGTGCAGCACCATGACCACGGTGCGGCCCGACTCGTGCAGGTCGTCCACCAGGTCGAGCACGTCGATCGCGTGCGCCAGGTCCAGATAGGTGGTCGGCTCGTCGAGGAGCAGCAGATCGGTGCCCTGGGCCAGGGTCATCGAGATCCAGACCCGCTGGCGCTGCCCGCCGGACAGCGAGTCGACCGGGCGGTCGGCCAGATCCGACACTCCGGTCATGGCCAGCGCGCGCTCCACCACACCGGCGTCGTCCGACGACCACTGCCGCAGCCAGCTCTGGTGCGGATGACGCCCCTTCGCGACCAGGTCGGCCACCGTCAGCCCCTCCGGCGCGACCGGCGCCTGCGGCAACAGGCCCAGCTTCTTCGCCACGTCCCTGGTCCTGAGCCTGACGATGTCCTCGCCGTCCAGCACGACGGCCCCCTTGGCCGGTTTGAGCAGCCGCGTCAGGGTGCGCAACAGAGTGGACTTGCCACAGCCATTGGGACCGATGATCGTGGTGATCACGCCGGGCGGGATCGTCACGTCCAGGTTCTCGATGACGGTCCGGCCGCCGTACCCGACCGTGACGCCTCTGGCCGCGAGCCGCGCGGCGCCCTGGGCCATGGACTGGATGTCGGTGCTGCGCTCGGCGCTCACAAGCCCCCCTGTATCGAGGTTTTGCCTGACGTCATTGCCATCTACCTGAGGTTCGCCCGCACCAGCAGATAGACGAGGAAGGGGCCGCCGATCGCGGCGGTGACCACGCCGACCGGGAGAGTGATCGGCAGCGCCGTACGCGCGACCAGGTCCGCACCGATCAGCAGCAACGCTCCCACCATGCCGGAGGCCGCCAACGGCGGTGTCGGGCACCTCGCCAGACGCATCGCCACCTGCGGCGCCACCAGCGCGACGAACGGGACCGGGCCCGCGGCGCTCACCGCCACAGCGGCCAGCAGGACCGCGCACAACAACAGGACCGCCCGCACCATCGAGTACCGGACGCCCAGACCGGCGGCGACCTCGTCGCCCAAGTGCATCGGCTTGAACTGGAACGCCACACAGGACACGACGGTCAGGAGGACGAGCGTGCACCACAGCGCCACCCGGACCTCGCCCCACGAGCGGCCCTCCAGCGAGCCGACCAGCCACACCTGGGCCCGGGCCACGTCCTTGATGTCGGCCGTGGCCAGCAGCCATGTGGTGATCGCCTCCATCACGGCGCTCACCGAGATGCCGATGAGGATGAGCCGGAAGCCGTCGACACCGCGCCGCCACGCCAGGAAGTACACCAGCAGCCCGGTCCCGAGACCGCCCGCGAGCGCCGCCGCGGACAGGCCCACGGCGCTGACGACCGCCGCGGCGGTCCCGCCCGACACCGTCACCAGGAACACCGCGACCGCGCCGGCGCCCCCGGTGATCCCCAGAATGTCCGGACTGGCCAGCGGATTGCGGGCGATGGACTGCGTCAGCGCCCCGGACACCCCCAGCGCGACCCCCACGATGAGCCCGGCCAGGGCACGCGGCATCCGCAAGTCGATGATCACGAACTCGTCGACCCGCTCGCCCCCGCCGAGGATCGTGGCGAGCACCCGGGACAGGCCGATGGGGAAGTCCCCGACGCCGATGGACAGGCAGAACACCAGGAAGGTGGCCGCGGCCAACAGCAGCGTGACGCTTACGAGCCAGGGCCGCCACACGAACGACACCTGGCCGAGCCGCACACCCGGTGCCACCGATCGCTTCACATCCGTCCCGCTCATGTGTTCTTGAACTTTCCGAGCC encodes the following:
- a CDS encoding iron-siderophore ABC transporter substrate-binding protein yields the protein MLLHRTTRMTPWRRSAAALSAAALGVGLLAGCGSDSADEAGDDAPAAASGAFPVTVEHAFGSTKITKTPQRVVSVGYTDDQAMLALGVRPVGMVDQYPNPAGKQPDINTQWPWVKDKWGDARPEVVMKNGDSGPNYEKIAALRPDLIVAVYSEIDKAAYDKLSRIAPTVGRTKGEKEPFSAPWQDNAVQIAKALGKEAEGTELVQGIQDKLDAAKKAHPKFADQTAVALSWYKNSVAPFTSTDVRGRLVTGIGFGYQTKIDKAAGGKFFTVLSPERVDLVDVDRVFVINDKADQRALRKFQLFTNLDAVKKGKVSYLPDSEGPAVGAAISQSTLLSLPYAIDELVTSVGRG
- a CDS encoding ABC transporter ATP-binding protein, with amino-acid sequence MAQGAARLAARGVTVGYGGRTVIENLDVTIPPGVITTIIGPNGCGKSTLLRTLTRLLKPAKGAVVLDGEDIVRLRTRDVAKKLGLLPQAPVAPEGLTVADLVAKGRHPHQSWLRQWSSDDAGVVERALAMTGVSDLADRPVDSLSGGQRQRVWISMTLAQGTDLLLLDEPTTYLDLAHAIDVLDLVDDLHESGRTVVMVLHDLNLAARYSDNLIVMRAGSILAQGHPRDVITAELLDEAFGLRATVIDDPVGDRPLIVPIGRTHARLGQVPGREPQVRLG
- a CDS encoding FecCD family ABC transporter permease: MSGTDVKRSVAPGVRLGQVSFVWRPWLVSVTLLLAAATFLVFCLSIGVGDFPIGLSRVLATILGGGERVDEFVIIDLRMPRALAGLIVGVALGVSGALTQSIARNPLASPDILGITGGAGAVAVFLVTVSGGTAAAVVSAVGLSAAALAGGLGTGLLVYFLAWRRGVDGFRLILIGISVSAVMEAITTWLLATADIKDVARAQVWLVGSLEGRSWGEVRVALWCTLVLLTVVSCVAFQFKPMHLGDEVAAGLGVRYSMVRAVLLLCAVLLAAVAVSAAGPVPFVALVAPQVAMRLARCPTPPLAASGMVGALLLIGADLVARTALPITLPVGVVTAAIGGPFLVYLLVRANLR